The genomic stretch CCGGCGACGCCGCTCGCCCCGGTTCGGTGGCTCCCGCCGCCGAGTTTCGCGTCGAAGTGCCGATGCAACTGGGGGCCGAGACCGGCATCCTGCAGCTGCTGGTCGAGCGTGACGGCAAGCACAAGCGGACCCCTGCCGAGCGTGGCTGGCGCCTGCGCTTTGCCCTCAACTTTGCCGCCACCGGCGAGGTCGGCGCCGAAGTGGCGCTGCTCGGACACAGCGCCAATGTCACCCTGTGGGCAGCCGATCCGGCCACTGCCGAGGCGCTCCAGGCCATGCTGCCCGAGCTCGGCCCGGCGCTGGCCCGCCATGGGGTCGACCTCGGCGCCGTGCGGGTGCGCCGTGGCGTCCCGCAACCCGCCAACCGTGCCCCGGGCCAATTGCTGGACAGCGCCCGATGACCGACACGCCGAAACCGGTCAACCTCGCCGTGGCGCTCGAATACGAGCGCGGCACCCGCGACGCCCCGCGCGTCGTCGCCAAAGGCCGCGGTGAACTGGCCCGGCGCATCGTCGAGGTGGCGGGCGAAGCCGGCGTCGTCATCGAGGCCAACGGCCCGCTCGCCGACGCGCTTGCCGGCGTCGAACTGGACGAGCAGATCCCGATCGAGCTCTACGAGGCGGTCGCCGAGATCATCGGCTTCATTCTCAGGGCGAGTGCTGCGAAGGGTTGGCGACCTTCGGACGGCATCTAGTATCTTGCACCCGTCGGTGGTCTCGCGTCCCCTCTCCCTTGGGGGAGAGGGTCGGGGTGAGGGGGCCTTGCCGCGAGCACAGAGTGTGAGGCAAGGCCCCCCACCCGACGCTTCGCGTCGACCTCTCCCCCAAGGGAGAGGTGACCGCCCCCACCTTGCATTGCCGCCCGGCTCCGGGCGAAGTGACGCCAGACCCTTCGGAGCCAGCGTCATGCCCACCATTGCCGACCTCGATACCCCGGCCGTCCTCATCGACATCGATCGCGTCGAGGCCAACCTGCAGCGTGCCCAGGCGCATGCCAGCCGGGAAGGCTATGCGCTGCGTCCGCACATCAAGACCCACAAGCTGCCGCGTTTCGCCAGGCGGCAGGTCGAACTCGGCGCCGTCGGCATCACCGCGCAGAAGCTGGGCGAAGCCGAAGTGATGGCGGATGCCGGCATCACCGATATCTTCCTGCCCTACAACATCGTCGGCGACCGCAAGCTCGCTCGGCTGAAAGCTCTGAATGAGCGCATCACCCTGTCGGTCACCGCCGACAGCCCCGACACCCTGGTTGGCTACGCGGCGACGTTCACCGCCGGCCGGCCGCTTACCGTGCTGATCGAGTGCGACAGCGGCGGCGGGCGTTGCGGGGTGCAGACCCCGGCTCAGGCCCTCGCCCTGGCGCGCCAGATCGCGCTCGCGCCGGGCCTCCGTTTCGGCGGGCTGATGACCTATCCGCCGCTGCACGGCGTGGAAAAATCCAACCTCTGGCTCGCCGAGGCGGTAGCGCTGTTCCAGCAGGCTGGCCTTGCCGTGCCCCGCGTTTCCTCCGGCAACAGCCCGGACATGTGGGTGCCTGCTTCGCCGCCGGTCACCGAACGTCGCCCGGGCACCTACATCTATTTCGATCGCTTCCAGGTGAAGGAGCAGGCGGCCGGTCTCGACGATTGCGCGCTGACCGTACTCGTCACCGTGGTCAGCCGCCCCACTGCCACCCGCGTGGTCATCGATGCCGGCTCCAAGTCACTGACGTCCGATCTCCTCGGCATGGAGGGGTTCGGCCTCGTCATGGGCACCGAGCTGACCATCAAGAGCCTTTCCGAGGAGCACGGGGTCATCGAGCTGCCGGTCGCTTCCGATTGGCCGCGGATCGGCCAGCAGTTGCGTATCATCCCCAACCACGCCTGCGTCATCTCCAACCTGTTCGACAGCGTGGCGCTGATCTCGGGTAACGAGGTGCGCGAAGTGGTTCCCGTTGCGGCGCGCGGACGAGTCTATTAGGACTCCTCTCGCAAGGGAGTGGTATTCAAATGGTCGCTGATTGGTATGATGGTCTGACGCTGGCAAGCGAGTGGCGCCCGGCCGGCGAAGGCGTGGCCGCGCGCTACCGGCTGATGCTCACCAACGATAGCGGGGAAGCGTTGCGCGACTTCCGGCTCGGCGTTTCCGGCCCGGCGCGGGTGAGCGATGATGCCGAGATCGTCGGCGCCAAAGTGGTGACGCAGCTCTCCAACTTCATCGAACTGGCGCCCGAACGCGGCTTTGTCCTGGCGCCTGGCGCTCGGTGGACCATCGATGTGCTGAAGCTCGATTACCCGATCCGGCACTGGACCGACGGCGCCACCACCAGTTTCCTCATTCTCGCCGACGGCACCACGCGGTCGCTCCGCACCGTGCCGACCCGGCGCGACGGCAGCGATACCCGGCGCCGCAAGGGCACCGCCATCTACCAGGTGCCCGAGCATCCGCCGGTGCCGGTATCGATCATACCCTGGCCGCGGGATGTGGCGGTTTCCGGCCGCCGCACCGCGCCGGCCGGCCTCGCCCCCATCCCCTCGGCGGTCGGCAAATCCGCTGCCGCCGCCTTCGGCAAGCTGACCGAAAAACTGTTTCCCGGCGAGGGGCTGGTCCGTCCCGCGCATGAAGGCGGCTTCCCGGTCGAGCTCAGCGCCGGCGCCGGCGGCAAGGAAGGCTATGCCATCGAGTTCGCTGCCGATCGGGCCCGCATCGTCGGCGAAACCGAAACGGGCCTCCTCTATGGCCTGATCACCCTGGGCCAGATCCTGCGCGGCGCGCGCATCCACCTGCGCCAGTTCAGCTTCCCCACGTCCGGCCGCATCGAGGATGCGCCGACCATGGTGTGGCGGGGCAGCCATCTCGATGTCGCCCGGCGCTATTACGCCAAGGACGAGGTGGAGCGCTTCATCGCCATCCTCGCCTGGAACAAGCTCAACGTGCTGCACTGGCACCTGAGCGACGACGAGGCCTGGCGCATCGAGATCGACGCCTATCCGCAACTGACTGGCAAGGGCGCCTGGCGCGGCTACGGCATGCCGGTGCCGCCGCTGCTCGGCTCCGGGCCCGAGCGCACCGGCGGCTACTACTCCAAGGCCGATATCCGTGAGATCGTCGCCTTCGCCGGCGAGCTCGGCGTGGACGTGGTGCCCGAGATCGATATGCCGGGCCATTGCTATGCCATGCTGCAGGCCATCCCCGCGCTGCGCGATCCGGGCGAGAATGCCGCGTACTATTCGATCCAGAGCTTCCCCAACAACTGCCTCAACCCGGCGGTGGAAGCCACCTATGGCGTGGTGCAGGCGATCATTGACGAGATGGTCGAGCTGTTCCCCTCGCGTTATTTCCACGTCGGCGCCGATGAAGTGCCCGAGGATGCCTGGCATTCCTCGCCGGCGGCCAACAAGCTGCGCAAGGAGCTCGGCGTCACCGGCGCGGCTCCGCTGCAGGCCCGCTTCCTGCAGCGCCTGCAGGCCTATCTCACCTCCAAGGGCAAGCTGACCGGCGCCTGGGAAGAGGCCTCGCATGGCGGCGGCATCGACAAGGCCAACTGCTACCTTGTCGGCTGGAGGACTCAGGAGGGCAGCCAGCAACTGGCGGCCGAGGGCTACGATGTCGTCGTCGCGCCAGGGCAGGCCTATTATCTCGACATGGCGAACAGCGAGGATTGGCACGAGTGCGGCGCCGCCTGGGCCGGCTGGTCGTCGCCCGAGAAGGCTTATGCCTTCGAGCCGACTGCCGGCTGGAGCGAGGCCGAGCGCGGCAAACTGCTCGGCGTCCAGGCCTGTATCTGGTCCGAGCCGATGACCGATCGCGCCGTGTTCGACCGGCTGGTGTTTCCCCGGCTCTCGGCCATCGCCGAAACCGGCTGGAGCTCCAACCGCGATTTCAACCGCTTCAAGGCGCTGGTCGGGCTGATGCCGAACCTCTACGGTCGCTACGAAGGATTCTGAGAAGGGACCACGCGACGATGGGCGATCTTCTGGTCCGGCTGTATGACCTGCCGGACATTGCTTCCGAGGCCAAGGTACAGGCGGCGGGGATCACCGTCCGCCGCGCCCTGCCGCCGGAGCGGCACGTCGTCACCGCTTGGGTCGGCAAGCACTTCAGCCCGTTCTGGGTGTCCGAGGTCGAGGCGGCGATGAGCCATCTGCCGGTGACCTGCTGGATCGCCGTCAAGGACAATCAGCTGCTCGGCTTTGCCTGCCACGATGCCACGGCCAAGGGGTTTTTCGGCCCTACCGGCGTCGACGAAGCGGCGCGCGGGCAGGGGATCGGCGAGGCGTTGCTGATTGCCACCCTGCGCGGCATGCGCGAGGCCGGTTATGCCTATGGTGTCATCGGCGGCGCCGGCCCGGTCGAGTTCTACCAGAAGCGCCTCGATGCCATGGTGATCCCGCACTCCGAGCCCGGCATCTACAAGCAGATGCTGCGCCCATCCAAGTCGGAATGAATGGAGCCGGTCGGCTAACCTTGCATTTACTCGGCATCGCTAGCTTGCGATCTTCGATTTCCTTGTGGCGGCCGGGGCCTCAGCGCATTGCCAAAGACCGGTAAGCAACCCAGGGGCCCCATCGCGTCGTCCGCGGGGCAGGCTGGCGACCCGCTCAAGCTCTCCCGTTCGCTGAGCCTGGCGCGCAGCAAGCTCTATGCCCAGGACCTGCGGTTGCACGCCATCCTCGAGAACCTGGCGCACGGCATCTCGCTTTACGACCGCCAGGGCAGGCTGGTGCTGTGCAACCAGCAGTTCCTCGATATCTACCGGCTGCCGCCCGAGTTGGGGCGGCGCGGCACCACCTTCCGGCAGATTCTCGAGGCCCGCGTCGCCGGCAATACGCATGTGGGCGATGATGCCGAGGACTATGTGGCTGATCGGCTGAGCGCGGTGCGCGAGCACCGCACGCTTGGCGGCATTCACCGGCTCAACTCCGGCCAGGTGATCTCGATGACCCATCAGCCGATCGCCGATGGCGGCTGGATTTCCACCCACAAGGATGTGACCGAGCTGCACAACATGCAGGCCGAGCTCACGCATCTTGCCTATCACGACGCGCTGACCGGGCTGCCCAACCGCACCTTGTTCTATCGCAGGGTGGGCAATGCCTTTCAGGATGTCGGCCGGGCCAGTGGCTTTGCCGTGCTCTGTCTCGATCTCGACGGCTTCAAGGCCATCAACGATACGCTGGGCCACGCGGCGGGCGATGCCCTGCTGCGCCAGTTCGCCACCCGCATGAGCAGCTGTCTCGGCCCGCTGGACAGCGCGGCGCGCATGGGGGGCGACGAGTTCGCCGTGCTGCATCGCGGTGGCGATCGCGAAACCGCCGAGGCCCTCGCCGCCAGCATCTGCGCCGCCACTCTCGCGCCCTATGACCTGGACGGGCAGGTGGTCGGCATTGCAGTCGGCATCGGCATCGCGGTGGCGGTCAGCGACGGGAACGAGCCCGACGAACTGCTGCACAATGCCGACGTCGCGCTTTATGCGGCCAAGCGCGAGGGGCGCGGCGGCATCAGGAGCTTCGAGCCCGAGCTCGGCCGCATCGGCGTCGATCGCCGCCGCCTCGAGGCCGATCTGCGCCGGGCGCTCGAGTTCGGCGAGTTCGAGCTGCATTTCCAGCCCATTCTCAACCTGCGCACCCATGCCTTCTCGGGTTTCGAGGCCCTGCTGCGCTGGCAGCACCCCGAACGCGGCCTGGTGCCTCCCGCCGACTTCATCCCGGTGGCCGAGGAGAGCGGGCTCATCGTGCCGATCGGCGACTGGGTGATCCGCCAAGCCCTGGCCGAGGCAGCGCGCTGGCCGGGCGAATTGAAGATCGCCGTCAACGTCTCCTCGGTGCAACTGGTGCGCGGCAGCCTGCTCACCACCCTGGTCCAGGCGCTCGCCGCCTCCGGCATCAGCCATGAGCGGGTAGAGATCGAGATCACCGAGTCGGTGTTCCTCGAGAACTCCGAGCAGAGCCTCGAGACCCTGCGTCAGCTCCGGGCCCTGGGCGTGCGGGTGGCGCTCGACGATTTCGGCACCGGCTTTTCGGCGCTGGGCTACCTGCTGGCCTTCCCGTTCGACAAGATCAAGATCGACGGCACCTTTATCAGGGCGCTCGACAGCGCCGAGGGCGCCGAGACCATCGTTGCGGCAGTGGCCGATATCGGCGCCCGCCTGGCGATGGTGACGACCGCCGAGGGTATCGAGACCCCCGAGCAACTGCGCGGTATCCACGCTGCAGGCTACACCGAGGCGCAGGGCTACCTGATCTCTCGCCCGATGCCCCGCGACGCCGTCCGCCGCCTGGTGCTCGGCGCCGAAGATGCCATGCCCGAAGCGCCATTCGAGCAGCGGGAGGCGGGGTAGGTGAACCTCATCACCGGGTGTGCCATGGGCGCCCCCTCGCCCCTCTGGGGAGAGGGCTGGGGTGAGGGGCGCCAAGCATGCTGGCATGGGGTCTTGGCCGGCATGTAAGTCAGCCGCTCGCCCAGCGCGCTTGGCTACCCCCTCACCCTGACCCTTGCATGTTGATTGCAGCCGACTCTGTACAGAGTAGGCGGTCCCGGTCGGTGGCGACCGGCCGGGACCGGATGGACGGGACCGTCTGACCCTTGGTTTGAGCCGCGGGAGAGCTTGGTCCGTTTGTCCGTGTCGCTGGTCCTGAACAGATGATGGGGAGCAAGTCCCGCATGCAAGGCAAGGTTGAGTCCACAATCAGCGCGCTGGCAGTTTATGCCGGGATCGACGTGAGTAAAGACTGGCTGGATGTCTATCTGCATCCTGGCGGTCAGAGTTGGCGGGTGGCCAACACCCCGCTCGGGTTACGCCGACTGCGGCGGCACTTGGACGAGCTGGGGCTGCAGCTTGAGCGCGTGGTTCTGGAAGCCACCGGCAAGTATCACCGGCTGGCGTTCCGGACACTGAGTGCCTGGGGCTATGGGGTGGTGGTGATCAACCCGCTGCGGGCACGGCTGTTCGCCGAGGCGTGTGGGGTCTTGGCCAAGACCGATCGGATCGATGCGCGACTGTTGGCAGTCATGGGCCACAGCCTTGCTCCTCAGCCCAACCAGCCGGTGCCCCAGCAGCTCGAGCAGTTGCAGGAACTGGTGAATGCTTACACTGCCGCCCGCACCGAGGCGATCGCACTGGGCAACCGGCTGGAGCAGGCCACGGTGTCGTTCCTCAAGACCGAACTGAGGGGCCGCCTGACCAGCCTCAAGGGCCATGTGCAGCGCCTCGAGGCCAAGATCGAGCAACTGATCAAGGCCGATCCCGGGCTGGCCGGCCGTTATGCCATCCTGCTGTCCATCCCCGGCATCGGCGCCATCACTGCTGCCGCGCTGCTGGCCGGACTGAGCGAACTGGGCCGGTGTTCGGCCAAGGCCGCTGCCCTGCTTGCTGGCTTGGCACCCATTGCCGACGATAGCGGTCGCAGGCTGGGGCAACGCCACATCCGCGGTGGTCGAATGCAGGTACGCAACGCCCTCTACATGGCCGCCCTCAGCGCCGCCCGTTACAATCCAGATCTCAAGGCCGTCTACCAGCGCCTGCGCAACGCCGGCAAACCGCCCAAGGTCGCCCTCACAGCGGTGATGCGAAAGCTTGTCGTGCTCGCAAACACCCTGCTCACCCAGAACCGTCGCTGGGAGCCCAACCAACCCGAAACTGCTTGACCGCAAACACAGATGCTCTCCCCAGAGGGGCGAGGGGACGCAAGGGCACTCCTGTCGAACCAGAGCCGCCCCCCGTCACCCGCCCGTCATCGATCCGTCATGGCAGCGTCGCCTCCCGGGTGCACGGCTCCCGCTATTGCAGGAGCGTCAACATGACCGATCGTTTGAAAACCCGCGCGCGCCCGACGCGCCGTCAATCTTTTACCACCAGATATTCCGACCTGATGGTCGAGGGCTATTCGCGCCGCACCGTGCTGAAGGGCCTGCTCGCCGGCACCGCACTCGCCACCTCGGGCCTCGGCTTCAGCCGCGCGGCCGCCGCCACCAACTCGCCCTCGAGCCTCACCTTCCCCGAACTCAGCCGCATCACCGACAAGACCGACCATTGGCCGGAAGGCTATGGGCGCCAGATCCTGCTCCGCTGGGGCGACAAGCTGTTCACCGACAGCCCGGCTTTCGATGTCGCCAGCCTCGACGGCGCCGCTGCTGAAAAGCAGTTCGGCTACAACAACGATTTCACCGCCTTCCTGCCGCTGCCGCAGGGCAGCGCCTCCAATGACCATGGCCTCTTGGTGGTGAACCACGAATATGCCTCACCCTACCTGATGTTTCCCGGCCTGACCGACGCGGACTATCGCGACAAGCTCACCGACGACCAGATCCGCGCCGTCGCTGCCTCGACCGGCATCTCCGTGGTCGAGGTCAGGAAGACCGGCAAGGAGTGGCAGGTGGTCACCGACGGCCAGTACAATCGGCGCGTCCATATGGGCACCGAGATGCGGCTCAGCGGTCCTGCCGCCGGCGACGATCGGCTGAAGACCAGCATCGACCCCACCGGCACCATCGTCTTCGGTTCGATCTCCAACTGCTCGGGCGGCATCACGCCGTGGGGCACCATGCTCTCGGGCGAGGAAGGCGGCATG from Devosia sp. A16 encodes the following:
- a CDS encoding GNAT family N-acetyltransferase produces the protein MGDLLVRLYDLPDIASEAKVQAAGITVRRALPPERHVVTAWVGKHFSPFWVSEVEAAMSHLPVTCWIAVKDNQLLGFACHDATAKGFFGPTGVDEAARGQGIGEALLIATLRGMREAGYAYGVIGGAGPVEFYQKRLDAMVIPHSEPGIYKQMLRPSKSE
- a CDS encoding EscU/YscU/HrcU family type III secretion system export apparatus switch protein; the encoded protein is MTDTPKPVNLAVALEYERGTRDAPRVVAKGRGELARRIVEVAGEAGVVIEANGPLADALAGVELDEQIPIELYEAVAEIIGFILRASAAKGWRPSDGI
- a CDS encoding beta-N-acetylhexosaminidase, whose product is MVADWYDGLTLASEWRPAGEGVAARYRLMLTNDSGEALRDFRLGVSGPARVSDDAEIVGAKVVTQLSNFIELAPERGFVLAPGARWTIDVLKLDYPIRHWTDGATTSFLILADGTTRSLRTVPTRRDGSDTRRRKGTAIYQVPEHPPVPVSIIPWPRDVAVSGRRTAPAGLAPIPSAVGKSAAAAFGKLTEKLFPGEGLVRPAHEGGFPVELSAGAGGKEGYAIEFAADRARIVGETETGLLYGLITLGQILRGARIHLRQFSFPTSGRIEDAPTMVWRGSHLDVARRYYAKDEVERFIAILAWNKLNVLHWHLSDDEAWRIEIDAYPQLTGKGAWRGYGMPVPPLLGSGPERTGGYYSKADIREIVAFAGELGVDVVPEIDMPGHCYAMLQAIPALRDPGENAAYYSIQSFPNNCLNPAVEATYGVVQAIIDEMVELFPSRYFHVGADEVPEDAWHSSPAANKLRKELGVTGAAPLQARFLQRLQAYLTSKGKLTGAWEEASHGGGIDKANCYLVGWRTQEGSQQLAAEGYDVVVAPGQAYYLDMANSEDWHECGAAWAGWSSPEKAYAFEPTAGWSEAERGKLLGVQACIWSEPMTDRAVFDRLVFPRLSAIAETGWSSNRDFNRFKALVGLMPNLYGRYEGF
- a CDS encoding D-TA family PLP-dependent enzyme; translated protein: MPTIADLDTPAVLIDIDRVEANLQRAQAHASREGYALRPHIKTHKLPRFARRQVELGAVGITAQKLGEAEVMADAGITDIFLPYNIVGDRKLARLKALNERITLSVTADSPDTLVGYAATFTAGRPLTVLIECDSGGGRCGVQTPAQALALARQIALAPGLRFGGLMTYPPLHGVEKSNLWLAEAVALFQQAGLAVPRVSSGNSPDMWVPASPPVTERRPGTYIYFDRFQVKEQAAGLDDCALTVLVTVVSRPTATRVVIDAGSKSLTSDLLGMEGFGLVMGTELTIKSLSEEHGVIELPVASDWPRIGQQLRIIPNHACVISNLFDSVALISGNEVREVVPVAARGRVY
- a CDS encoding putative bifunctional diguanylate cyclase/phosphodiesterase: MPKTGKQPRGPIASSAGQAGDPLKLSRSLSLARSKLYAQDLRLHAILENLAHGISLYDRQGRLVLCNQQFLDIYRLPPELGRRGTTFRQILEARVAGNTHVGDDAEDYVADRLSAVREHRTLGGIHRLNSGQVISMTHQPIADGGWISTHKDVTELHNMQAELTHLAYHDALTGLPNRTLFYRRVGNAFQDVGRASGFAVLCLDLDGFKAINDTLGHAAGDALLRQFATRMSSCLGPLDSAARMGGDEFAVLHRGGDRETAEALAASICAATLAPYDLDGQVVGIAVGIGIAVAVSDGNEPDELLHNADVALYAAKREGRGGIRSFEPELGRIGVDRRRLEADLRRALEFGEFELHFQPILNLRTHAFSGFEALLRWQHPERGLVPPADFIPVAEESGLIVPIGDWVIRQALAEAARWPGELKIAVNVSSVQLVRGSLLTTLVQALAASGISHERVEIEITESVFLENSEQSLETLRQLRALGVRVALDDFGTGFSALGYLLAFPFDKIKIDGTFIRALDSAEGAETIVAAVADIGARLAMVTTAEGIETPEQLRGIHAAGYTEAQGYLISRPMPRDAVRRLVLGAEDAMPEAPFEQREAG
- a CDS encoding IS110 family transposase, producing the protein MQGKVESTISALAVYAGIDVSKDWLDVYLHPGGQSWRVANTPLGLRRLRRHLDELGLQLERVVLEATGKYHRLAFRTLSAWGYGVVVINPLRARLFAEACGVLAKTDRIDARLLAVMGHSLAPQPNQPVPQQLEQLQELVNAYTAARTEAIALGNRLEQATVSFLKTELRGRLTSLKGHVQRLEAKIEQLIKADPGLAGRYAILLSIPGIGAITAAALLAGLSELGRCSAKAAALLAGLAPIADDSGRRLGQRHIRGGRMQVRNALYMAALSAARYNPDLKAVYQRLRNAGKPPKVALTAVMRKLVVLANTLLTQNRRWEPNQPETA